The Hippopotamus amphibius kiboko isolate mHipAmp2 chromosome 3, mHipAmp2.hap2, whole genome shotgun sequence genomic interval CATATGAATTTGAGCCCAGAGAAGGAGTTCCTTCAGGTGGTCCTCAGCTCTTATCCACTCAAACCTGTGCAAGTGAGGACTGCCTCCAGCCTGGCTCTCCAAGCCCAGGGTCCGCCTCTTAGCGACTGGCAGCCTCCTCTGCTCGGTCTGTGTCGTTTAAGGGCAGCCGTTTCCCAGCTTCACCTCTGGCTTCACCATCCTGGGTCTCTGGATTGAAGTCCCTCCGCTCTCCCCACTCCCAGTTCCTCCTCTCCACTTCCCTGTGCTCATTTAATCACTGCGAGCACTTCCTCACCTCTGttcctcctgctctgcctccctgcaaACCCTTCCCCTGTCGCCCTCTCCAGTGGGGGCTATTTCCACACCCTACTCACCAGAGATCCCAGAGACTGGGTTGGGCTTAACTGCTTCTTTCAAACTTgtatccttcctctctcttcaggACAAAGCTCATCCTCCTGTGGCTGGGATTGGACCCCGTCtacccctctgagtcatcacctaCACCTCCCATCCTGCCAGGTACCCCCTCGTTCACTGAACACTTGCCGTCTGGTGAAGCTTCCTCTCCACGCAGTCCCCATCTCTCACCAGAGCCTCACACAGCCGTCTTCACCTTCTCTCcactcagcccctccctcccaggcccagaCCCAGGGCCTCCATAAACCATTATGTCTggtctcctttcccctccctccttctgcccTGCTCTTCAACCTCTGACAGCCCCCTGCTCTTCagcctctccctgtctctcctctttcctccatGGGTTCTCAGTGCCCTCACACCTCTGTTCTTCAGCTGCTTTTGTCTGGTGAAACCTTCCATCAGGTCCCTGGCTTTTACCCCAGGCACTGCTGTTGAAGACAAACACAACACAGAGTCCACTTCAAACTCCCGGTCTCCCTGAGCCCTTGGTGTCACCCATCAGTTCTGGTCTTTGCCTTTGACTAGCTCCTTCACCCGTTTATCTCCAGAGTAACTGGCACAGCTTCACCATGACTCTCGAGACTCCTCCTGGGCTCCCATCCTCCTCTCTCTCAACCTCTTATTTCACCAAGGAAAAGTCAGACTCTCAGTCTTGAACTCCCTTGACTTCCCACCCTATGACTTACAGATGTAGGAAGCAAGATGTTAAAGTGGAAGTTTCAGCAGAGACACTACAATTTGATAGATGCCAGATATCAAGTTGGTTGGGAGACAGACCGCCCCTGGGACCATGCACACTTCCAAAGGTTCATGACCAAGAATCCGCTAGATGACTCCAGACCCCCCAGCATGGATATAAAGGACTGAAAAGGAGggttagaaaggattttttttggaGAGAGTTGTGTTGGGGGTACACCCCCTACAAGAGGGAGACCGTGTAAGGCCTCACCTCTGGCCAAAAGAGGGCTTCAAGGAGGCCACTTGGAAAGGTTAACATATGACCCTTGGAGTTTGGTGGCTACAGTGGAATGGTATCTGATTGCATTTAACGGATTTAAGGCAAGAGGCAacagggcagagagaggacagactGCGCTGAGAAAAAATTACCCTTGGTCCTAGAATGGAGCCAGGATGCACAGGTATGCCTTGTGAAGGAGAGGCAGGCTCCACAGAGAGCTAGCCAGCCTGGAGCTGCTGTAAACCCCCCCAGGAAGAGAATCTGCAGGAGGAAGACACCCCACTGGGGTCCCCTTAAACTCTTAAACTCCTAAATTAGGAgttgaggagagagaggaaggatatGCAAGACCCTTGTCACAGGAAGTACAGTTAAATGTTCCCAGTGGAGGCTTCTTAGCACACAAAGGAGAAACCCACCAAGAGACAGTTTGAAATAcctgctgggcctggagagcacaAACTATTTTAAGACAGTACCAGTCAAATAAGGATTTTTCTGTGGTCCTAACCTCCCACCCCTCTTTTTGCTTCATTCTTGATGGGGTCTGAAACCAAAATTATCCTGAGAAGGGGAGGAAATGTGGACACAAAGAGTTGACAATGAGATGCCCCTCCTAGATCACAATGTTCTCACCTGCAGCTGGATCCGTGGGGAAAAGAGAGATCCCTTGGCTGTGAATGAACTTAAGACTTTGATTCTTATTTGAGATTGGATATTTGTAATTAGAGAATTGACACTAAATTTGCAACCTGAAGTGACCATAGAATTGATGACTTCTAGATTTCTCTTTCCAGCACAGACTTCTCCTTTGAAGTTTCATTCTTACGTGTTCTAAAGCCTACTGGTCATCCAATTAGTTGTTCTGCATGTCAAAACAAACTCTTTCTCTGAACAGGAGGCTCTTCTTTATGGAGGCCATAGCTTAGTTGGAAGCACCAtcatccatccctccacccacccatccatccacccaccggTTTATCCTTCCAAATGATGCCTTAGTTCTCCTGCCACTTCTCTCTATTTGAACCCTTGTGAAAATGTGGTTCAAATATGATGACTTAGCTccccatttattttctctatttgaaaCAGACAACTTGTTCAAATGCTCTTTTTGGTGTCCTTTGGGCTTTGTTTGGCACAAGAGCATCTTTTATAAATTgcctacttttatttatttattttttattctttgctcaTTGGTAAGCAATGATGAACAGAGCTCTACTCTGTGCTCCTGCAACGGTAAACACCTACATTAGTGTGGTCACTGCAGCCATGGGGCAAGCAGATCATTCATCACGTGCTTGGTCACATGATGTAGAATATGCTTcagctaataaaaaataaatactgtattacTGCTTTCCCAGAAGATTTGTAGATTCAAGAACTCATAACTGCAGACCCCCCACCTGACCCTGTTCTACAGGTTAATTCAAATCCCGCCTGCCTACTTCTGATGCCTTCATTCTTCCATTCCCTGTCTCTAGACAAAATTACCTTTCGTTCTCAGCTCACATCATGCTATTTCTTacctttgctcatgctgtttcTTCAGCCTGGAGCCCACTTCCTCTAGGAAGCCCTTTCTATACTCTGGGCTTGAGCAGATAGATGCCCTTTCACTACGGTCCCCAAATATCCAAGGTGTATCTCTACTATTGCTTATGATTTATCTTATTGTATCataattgtcttttaaattatctACACCCATTACTAGACTGTGAAATTCTTAAGGTAAGGGCCATGTCTGATTCAGCTCTGTATGTGTGGGACTTAACCCAGTGCCTGCCATATAGCGGGTCCTCACATgcttggtgaatgaatgaatgagtcagtgGTACCTGCCGGTCTGCCAGATCGATCTTGTTCCCCAGCACCACCATGGGGTAGGACTGCTCCATTGGAATGGTTTTGGCCAGAACATCACCCCGCCAGGTTTCCAGGGCTTCAAAGGACTCCAGGTCAGTGACATCAAAAGCCAGGATGCAGCCATCAGAGCCTTTGTAGAATGTAGACACCATGGAGCGGAATCGCTCCTGTCCACCTGTGTCCCAGATCTGGAGGGGAAGAGCAGTGGCCCCATGGGGCTGTGATGAGTGGCTGAAGGTATGCCCAACCAGGTCACATCATGTCAAAGCTTCCTTTTCTGCGCAGGGGGCAGGTAGCCCTGGCAGAGGTGCATGTGGTCCTTTCATGCATGGGCATCACATACCCTGTCAGAATTTCTGTGCTAATATTTAACATCCCAAGAGTACTTTCACATCTAAGCCCTCATTCTTCTCCTGGGCCATCAGGACAGGCATTGTTATTCTACCTGATAGATTTGGACCTTGGGAATGATTTGCTCAAGTCCACTTGGCAATTTTTCCAGGGAACCCGAGCTTTAGAGTGGGGCCTCCTAACTCTGGATTAGTGCTCTTCCTTCTAGATCAGTGATCTGTAAATTTTTTCATAAACGGCCACCTAATAAATAACGTAGGCTTTGCAGACTATACTGTCTGTTGCCGCTACTCAGTTCTGCTGTTGTGCTATGAAAGCAGGCATAAGACCATGAGTAAACAAATGGTCAGggctctgttccaataaaactttattttcaaaagcagatggtgggccagatttggcccgtGAGTTGAAGTTTGCTGATCTATGCTCTAGACCCTTCTAGCTTCTGGTGCACATGCTATGTGAGGGGCTGTCCAGGGAATGTGGGGTGATTTTCAGGTGTGTATGTTGAAGAGGGAATGGGAGGGCTGCTCACCTGTAGCTTCAGAGTTGTATCATCCAGTACGATAATCTTGGAGAGGATGCTGGCTCCCAGTGTGGTCTGATAGTCCTCGTAAAACGTCTTGTGCACATATCGGTGGAGGAGGGAGGTCTTCCCAACACTGAGGGAAAAAACCCAGAcacgtgaacacacacacacacacactcacatccatACCATTCTCAACATCTTCCCATGCCCCTCTTGCTACCGTCTCTCTGTGAGATTTTGAATTTCTAACATTTGCAGTTTGAGTAGCAAGGGACTAGGGAATGGACTCTACAAGTAGGGACCAAAATGAGCAGAGACGTTTGCAGAGAGCTGAGTACTTCACGGCAAAATGGTCAGGTGTTTCCCGTATGTGGCAGGAGGTAGGAGGGCAGAGAGATGCTAACCTAGTTAACTGCGGAGTTAACTGCAGAGCCGGGGTCTTTCTCCTATCTCAGCTTTCTTCCTTTGGGTAGAACACCCTCCCTGGTGCCACTGTGAATCAGAAAGGGACCCATGGAAGGTGGGAGCACATCCAGGATGTCTCACTGTCCTTGGGTAGGGGCTGCTTCCCAACCGTCAGACCCCGAGCTGAACTTGGCTTACCCCAGGGCTCCGATGATGATCAGCTTGAGATCCACCTTCTTCCGGGGATTCATGAAGGGCCTTCAGAGCCTGTTGGGAAACAGAAGTCATCCACATGCTGGCCAGAGTCCCCTGTGGCCATTGTCACTGGGGCTGGCCTCTACTTTCCCCTCGTCCTGTGTGGATCTATGCCCTGGGCTTGGGTGGGTTTGTTCTCTGAAAGAGATGGATGAATCAGCAGCCCTTACAcacccacctcctcacttccccTGGGGGTCTCCACAGGAGAGGCACACCCCTCACCTTTCAGCTCCACCAGCCCTGCTCTTGGAGGCAGCAGCCTGGAGCACCAAGGCCGGACTGGACTGAACAGAGGCCTTGCAGACGGTCAAGCCTGGAGCCAGGGATGGAGGGCAGTGCGGGAagaggagatgggggtgggacAAGGCATCCATTGTTAGGACTGCTGAGAGGCTTTGGATAGAAGAGTGCCCCTCCTCCAGTCCGAGGTGTTGCTGCATTGGCAGAATCAAAAGGCTCTTCTCTAATGCAGCTGGTGGGGTATAATTGGTACATGTTTCTGGAAAGCTGCTTGGCAGCAAGTATGGAGAGCCTTAAAAATGTCCCTGTCCTCCACTTCTAGGAATTCGTcctaaaaaaatcatataaaatgcagGCAAAGACTCTTGTTCAAGAATGTTCTTCCCCAGTGTCATTTATAAACATCCAATAATAAAGAAGTGGGTAAAAAAAATCATGGCACAAAATGAACCATTAAGCAGTCATTAAAATGGAGTTTGTGAGCATATATTATAAAGTGGGAAAATGCTTATGCCAAAGGCTCTAAATGAAAACAGAGGACACTAAACTGTATACAGCATACTCCCTCCCCCCTGGCCCTGTCAAGTATTGAAATGAATTCCTACTTGCATGGAAGAAGATctagaaagaaatatatgaaaaatgtaaGTGGTTAATTCTGGGTGGTAGgaaattacaattttaattttgttctctaTACTTTTTAGTATGTTCCagttatttttaacaataaacttgTCAAACATGTTTTGTTcctataagagaaaaatacttgtatgtatgttgtatatatataattatatatgcatatatattactattattattaacaaGATAAAGCAACACCATCTCAGGGAATTGTGCTTAACTAGCTCTCTGGTTCTACccttatatgtacacacatatatactattCCCAGCTCCTGGGTCTTCTAACTTTGGATGCACTAGGCTTATTGAGTTAACCCTGATCTCTGACTCTGCCTGGGTGAGGTATCAAAAGTTGGCCAGCTTGAGCTTCCCCGGTACTGGGAGAAAGCTCTCAATTGGATGTCCTGAGGTTCTGGTTCTAGTTCTTACTGtgccactgtgtgaccttgggccaattACTTCCCCTCTTTGAGTCTTGGCTTTCCAACTAGAGAATGAGCCATCTGGGCCCCAAAGATCCAAGGCCTCTTCTGGTTGAAAAATGCTTTATCTGCTGGGAGTGTAACTCACTGGGCCGTGAGAGCCTTGCActggaccctgggaggagcaaaaGACAAAGCAAATAGGTGCACCCCCAGGAAGTCATCAGGGGAGAAAGGACAGGGGTGGGTGATTACAGCAGAGAGAGAGTGCAAGGTGCCTCAACGGAGGCCCTGAGAAAGTGCTGTGAGAATTCGGGGCTGGTGGAGAAGCCACCAATCCAACTGGGCCCTGAGGAAATGACACATGTGGCTGGGGGTGATGTTTCAGAAGAGGGAATGAAATAATCAAAGCTCTGGGAAGAGGTGAGTGGAGAAGGTGGATGGTTTACTTTAGGGAAGGGTGAGGTGAAGACTGTGGAGAGAGAAAAGCCTAGAAAGGAAGCAAGATTAAGATGGGTCATgccaaagtgagagagtagcatagacatatttacactaccagctgtaaaatagatagctagtgggaagttgctgtataacaaagggagatcaacacgatgatgggtgatgccttagagggctgggaaagggagggtggggggagtcgcaggagggaggggatgtggggatatgtgtataaatacagctgattgactttggtgtacctcaaaaagtggtacaagagtgtaaagcaattatattccaataaagagcttaaaaaaaaaaatgggtcacGCATACAGACCAAGGATTCTGTCATTAATTGTCGAACATTTCCCACGCTTCAGACAGCCAGAGGAAGATAATTCAAGGTATAATCTGGGGCTGATATTTTGTAATGGGTGTCACTGCCCACAAGGAAACCAGCCAGAGGAGAAGTGACTCAGAAGGTCCTGAAAAGCACgtgtctctgagcatcagttACCACTTGGGAAGGGGAGCAAGGGTGAGCTCTTTCCTAAAGGCTGTGGTTCAACCCACTCACTTAGCCTCAAAAGCCGATGCAGTGCCAGAGCAAGTGAGTCAGAGCAAAAGGGAGGCAGGGGGAAGTGGGAAGGGAACCAGTTTGGCTGACCACCTGCAGGGGCTCCCCTGTAGAGTTAGGGAATCATGAGCTATGAGATGAGTGCAACGGGGGCTCAGAGAAGCCAAGTCACTCGTAACTCATCTAAGGCCCCACACGTCGTGTGTAGATGAGCCGATGTGTGAATCAAAGGCCAGAGAGGGCTGCTTTGTGCGATGTTGCCCCCTGACCTCTTGCGTGTGAACCTGTGGAATCTGTGTGCACAGGATCTAGGGCACTGGGCTCAGGTTTGGTGAACCCCAACAAAACCCTGGTGGAGCTGTAGGGGTTCGAGAGAAAGGCAGCCAAAGTGACAAGAGGCAGAGTGGAAGCCGAATGAATGGGCTGCTGAACAGGAGCTGCTGTGTGTGGACTGACCACAGGGGTCCACAGAGCATCCTGAGTGGGGGAGCAGGTTGACACATCACCGTGCGGAGTGGTCAATGCTCACACTGTAAGCTAACATTTACTCGCCTGGTGTTGCGCAACACCAGGCGAATATACAAATAAACAGATCATCTTGAGGTTAATAAATGAATGCATTATTATACTACATTTAACACACAGTGCATTATTATAATGCATTTATGGCACAAATTAAGGGCTCAAGAAACGTTAGCTATTCTATAGCTATTATTAGCACACAAAAATAGACTGTGGGATGGATGTTACTATCTCTATTTTACCATTGACGAAACAGAtgtttagagaagttaagtatgTAGTTCATCTCTAAAAGCACAGTCTGTaagtgcagagctgggatttgaatccaggcctgACTCCAGAGACCACACTCAGCTGCTAGGTCCTACTTACTGCCTTCTGCAAAGCTAGGATGAGGATCACACCCCCTGCCACTTGATGCCCCTGTCGGAGAGTCTTGGGGGCTGAATGGTTTAGGTTTGACATGGTGCAGCAGAGCTGGTGAGCATatgaagggaaagctggggctGAGGTGCTCTACAGAcaatcaaagacaacacagaaCATAAAACTGGGCAAAGAATACGAGATCTTAAAAATGGTAAGTAGCAAGCTTTGAGAGATACCCAACCTTACTAATTTTTAAAGACGTGCAAAGGTAAAAAATATCACTTGTTTTACACAGCAGTGTggcaaaaattataaagattGATGATAATATTTAGTGTCGACAAGTAGGTGAGGAAAAACTCTTGTTAATTGCTGCTAGACTATGAATTGGAGGGCAATTGGAGAgtatcaaaattattaatatgCACATACCCTAGACTCTCATTCTAGGAGTCTGTCCAACAGAAATACACATGTGCTCAAACATGCATTGTTACAAAGATAATTGCTGAAGAACATTGTAACCTAAATGTTAATCACTAAGAGACCCTTGGCATAAATTAGGCTCCCTTCATAATCTGGAATCCTAGGCAGTTTTCAAATGAGTGAAGTAATGAAGTGGAAACATATGacaatttaagtaaaaaaaaaaaatcactgaacatTTTGTATGGTACGATCCCAattgtataaaaacaaacaaccctgtgTGTGACTATATGCTTAAGATTATATTTAGGCTTGGCCTGCGATACATAGCAATGGATAAATGCATACTAAATGATTAATAGGAGGTGGGGAAAGTAGATTAGAGGCGAGGagctattgttttattttgtagagTCTTGTGTTAAAATTTATTA includes:
- the RAB7B gene encoding ras-related protein Rab-7b isoform X3, yielding MNPRKKVDLKLIIIGALGVGKTSLLHRYVHKTFYEDYQTTLGASILSKIIVLDDTTLKLQIWDTGGQERFRSMVSTFYKGSDGCILAFDVTDLESFEALETWRGDVLAKTIPMEQSYPMVVLGNKIDLADRQVPQEVAQDWCKEKDIPYFEVSAKNDINVVQAFEMLASRALSRFSTVLQFWNHRSIKLP
- the RAB7B gene encoding ras-related protein Rab-7b isoform X4, coding for MNPRKKVDLKLIIIGALGVGKTSLLHRYVHKTFYEDYQTTLGASILSKIIVLDDTTLKLQIWDTGGQERFRSMVSTFYKGSDGCILAFDVTDLESFEALETWRGDVLAKTIPMEQSYPMVVLGNKIDLADRQVPQEVAQDWCKEKDIPYFEVSAKNDINVVQAFEMLASRALSRKRLRGPKK
- the RAB7B gene encoding ras-related protein Rab-7b isoform X6, yielding MNPRKKVDLKLIIIGALGVGKTSLLHRYVHKTFYEDYQTTLGASILSKIIVLDDTTLKLQIWDTGGQERFRSMVSTFYKGSDGCILAFDVTDLESFEALETWRGDVLAKTIPMEQSYPMVVLGNKIDLADRQVPQEVAQDWCKEKDIPYFEVSAKNDINVVQAFEMLASRALSREQ
- the RAB7B gene encoding ras-related protein Rab-7b isoform X2, which codes for MNPRKKVDLKLIIIGALGVGKTSLLHRYVHKTFYEDYQTTLGASILSKIIVLDDTTLKLQIWDTGGQERFRSMVSTFYKGSDGCILAFDVTDLESFEALETWRGDVLAKTIPMEQSYPMVVLGNKIDLADRQVPQEVAQDWCKEKDIPYFEVSAKNDINVVQAFEMLASRALSRYRSVLESYLTDSIQLSPEGQSKSRCC
- the RAB7B gene encoding ras-related protein Rab-7b isoform X1, whose product is MNPRKKVDLKLIIIGALGVGKTSLLHRYVHKTFYEDYQTTLGASILSKIIVLDDTTLKLQIWDTGGQERFRSMVSTFYKGSDGCILAFDVTDLESFEALETWRGDVLAKTIPMEQSYPMVVLGNKIDLADRQVPQEVAQDWCKEKDIPYFEVSAKNDINVVQAFEMLASRALSRVQLTTCLAWTTLPSPRPPCLPSCPCPSHSTRQPSE
- the RAB7B gene encoding ras-related protein Rab-7b isoform X5, with the protein product MNPRKKVDLKLIIIGALGVGKTSLLHRYVHKTFYEDYQTTLGASILSKIIVLDDTTLKLQIWDTGGQERFRSMVSTFYKGSDGCILAFDVTDLESFEALETWRGDVLAKTIPMEQSYPMVVLGNKIDLADRQVPQEVAQDWCKEKDIPYFEVSAKNDINVVQAFEMLASRALSRIQ